In Leifsonia sp. ZF2019, a genomic segment contains:
- a CDS encoding C40 family peptidase, with protein MAHSSTPGPDQDRTSTDATQTPAETGSPADSALVSRRSLRAERTAAERTAKAAPKPSVAARTAAPAKTAAASATTGSTAAATKPAAKRKGGWAINVAVMTVATGIIATMSIPAFAFNPDSAETSAFGTSAADSMKKAQAQTVEVGTTVASAAVARDAASATTEEQLASQKAAAAAEAARQRAAVTLTNYANSYSGPSVSDFLANPPYPNFSLASVFSVAQQYIGTPYVFGGASPAGFDCSGYVQFVYAQFGVSLLHSVSDQAAAGKRISIEDAQPGDLVIMSGHDGFYAGNGNIMDAPEVGRSISVRPIWTSDFYIVRLGI; from the coding sequence TTGGCACACTCGAGTACGCCCGGTCCTGACCAGGACCGCACGAGCACCGACGCCACACAGACCCCCGCCGAGACCGGTTCCCCCGCCGACTCTGCTCTCGTCTCCCGCCGCTCTCTCCGCGCTGAGCGCACCGCCGCCGAGCGCACCGCGAAGGCCGCCCCGAAGCCGTCTGTCGCCGCGCGCACCGCTGCTCCGGCGAAGACCGCCGCCGCGTCCGCCACCACCGGCTCCACGGCCGCCGCGACGAAGCCGGCCGCGAAGCGCAAGGGCGGCTGGGCCATCAACGTCGCGGTCATGACCGTGGCCACCGGCATCATCGCCACCATGTCCATCCCCGCGTTCGCCTTCAACCCGGACAGCGCCGAGACGTCCGCGTTCGGCACGAGCGCCGCGGACAGCATGAAGAAGGCGCAGGCGCAGACCGTCGAGGTCGGCACCACCGTCGCCTCCGCCGCCGTCGCCCGAGACGCCGCCTCCGCCACCACGGAGGAGCAGCTCGCTTCGCAGAAGGCCGCCGCCGCTGCCGAGGCCGCCCGTCAGCGGGCCGCCGTCACGCTGACGAACTACGCGAACAGCTACTCCGGCCCGTCGGTCTCCGACTTCCTGGCCAACCCGCCCTACCCCAACTTCAGCCTCGCCTCCGTCTTCTCGGTTGCACAGCAGTACATCGGCACCCCCTACGTCTTCGGCGGCGCCTCCCCGGCCGGCTTCGACTGCTCCGGGTACGTGCAGTTCGTCTACGCCCAGTTCGGCGTCTCCCTCCTGCATTCCGTGTCGGACCAGGCGGCCGCCGGCAAGCGGATCTCGATCGAGGACGCCCAGCCCGGCGACCTCGTCATCATGTCCGGACACGACGGCTTCTACGCCGGCAACGGCAACATCATGGACGCCCCCGAGGTCGGCCGCTCCATCTCGGTGCGTCCCATCTGGACGAGCGACTTCTACATCGTCCGTCTCGGGATCTGA
- a CDS encoding metal-dependent transcriptional regulator gives MTDLIDTTEMYLRTILELEEDNIIPLRARISERLGHSGPTVSQTVGRMERDGLVVVSGDRHLELTDEGRRKAVNVMRKHRLAERLLSDVIELEWEYVHEEACRWEHVMSEQVERKLLTMLGHPTESPYGNPIPGLGDLGDQGAVDAAAATQSLVNLVDVVRGSDSGVTARIRRLGEPAQVDPELLLQLKQAGVFPGSTGTFSPAGSYVAVQIDGFETGLELPNELAAHIFVDA, from the coding sequence ATGACCGATCTGATCGACACGACGGAGATGTATCTTCGCACCATCCTGGAGCTCGAAGAGGACAACATCATCCCCCTGCGCGCGCGCATCTCGGAGCGCCTCGGCCACTCCGGCCCCACTGTCTCGCAGACCGTCGGCCGCATGGAGCGCGACGGCCTCGTCGTCGTCTCGGGCGACCGTCACCTGGAGCTCACCGACGAGGGCCGCCGCAAGGCCGTCAACGTCATGCGCAAGCACCGCCTGGCCGAGCGCCTGCTCAGCGACGTGATCGAGCTCGAGTGGGAGTACGTGCACGAGGAGGCCTGCCGCTGGGAGCACGTGATGAGCGAGCAGGTGGAGCGCAAGCTGCTCACAATGCTCGGTCACCCCACGGAGTCGCCGTACGGCAACCCCATCCCGGGCCTCGGCGACCTGGGCGACCAGGGCGCCGTCGACGCCGCCGCCGCCACGCAGAGCCTGGTCAACCTCGTCGACGTCGTCCGCGGCTCCGATTCCGGGGTGACTGCCAGGATCCGCCGCCTCGGCGAGCCCGCGCAGGTTGACCCGGAGCTGCTGCTCCAGCTCAAGCAGGCGGGTGTTTTTCCGGGCTCGACCGGCACTTTCTCTCCCGCCGGCTCCTACGTAGCCGTGCAGATCGACGGCTTCGAGACCGGGCTGGAGCTGCCCAACGAGCTCGCCGCCCACATCTTCGTCGACGCCTGA
- the serC gene encoding phosphoserine transaminase, producing MPDVTIPTDLLPADGRFGCGPSKVRPEQLAYLAGPGAALLGTSHRQAPVKNLVGRVRDGLADLFRIPEGYEVVIGNGGSTAFWDAAAFSLIETRSQNLVFGEFGGKFAKAAKTPWLEAPHVIEAPAGSRSTAEPVEGVDVYAWPHNETSTGVMAPVRRVTGDAGALTVIDATSAAGGVDIDASQADVYYFAPQKNFASDGGLWLALFSPAAIERVERIAATDRYIPEFLSIKNAIDNSRLNQTLNTPAVATLALLDNQIEWMNGNGGLAWADARTRESSDALYAWAEGVDYATPFVADPEHRSQVVVTIDFDDRIDAAAVAKTLRANGVVDTEPYRKLGRNQLRIATFTAIEPSDVRALIGCVEYVVERLG from the coding sequence ATGCCGGATGTGACGATTCCCACTGATCTGCTGCCCGCCGACGGACGATTCGGCTGCGGCCCGTCCAAGGTCCGCCCGGAGCAGCTGGCGTACCTCGCCGGCCCGGGCGCCGCACTGCTCGGCACCTCCCACCGGCAGGCGCCGGTGAAGAACCTCGTCGGCCGCGTGCGCGACGGTCTTGCCGACCTGTTCCGCATCCCCGAGGGCTACGAGGTCGTCATCGGCAACGGAGGCTCCACCGCCTTCTGGGACGCAGCGGCGTTCTCCCTCATCGAGACCCGGAGCCAGAACCTCGTCTTCGGCGAGTTCGGCGGCAAGTTCGCCAAGGCGGCGAAGACCCCGTGGCTCGAAGCCCCGCACGTCATCGAAGCCCCCGCCGGCTCGCGCAGCACGGCCGAGCCGGTCGAGGGCGTCGACGTCTACGCCTGGCCGCACAACGAGACCTCCACCGGCGTGATGGCCCCGGTGCGCCGCGTGACCGGCGACGCGGGCGCGCTCACCGTGATCGACGCGACCAGCGCCGCGGGCGGCGTGGACATCGACGCGTCGCAGGCGGACGTCTACTACTTCGCCCCGCAGAAGAACTTCGCCTCGGACGGCGGTCTGTGGCTGGCTCTCTTCTCCCCCGCCGCGATCGAGCGGGTCGAGCGCATCGCGGCCACCGACCGTTACATCCCCGAGTTCCTCTCCATCAAGAACGCGATCGACAACTCGCGCCTCAACCAGACGCTGAACACCCCGGCCGTCGCCACGCTGGCGCTGCTCGACAACCAGATCGAGTGGATGAACGGCAACGGCGGCCTCGCCTGGGCCGACGCCCGCACCCGAGAGTCGTCCGACGCGCTGTACGCGTGGGCGGAGGGCGTGGACTACGCCACCCCGTTCGTCGCCGACCCGGAGCACCGCTCGCAGGTCGTCGTCACGATCGACTTCGACGACCGCATCGACGCCGCCGCGGTGGCCAAGACGCTCCGTGCGAACGGCGTCGTCGACACCGAGCCCTACCGCAAGCTCGGCCGCAACCAGCTGCGCATCGCCACGTTCACGGCCATCGAGCCCTCCGACGTGCGCGCGCTCATCGGCTGCGTCGAGTACGTGGTGGAGCGGCTGGGCTGA
- a CDS encoding DUF2530 domain-containing protein: protein MRLWLRDDERRPDPVPVKTDDRRAVLVGLALWVLALVVVLIAGPGGVWTWTVVVGLALGVLGMVYLTVTRRKRG from the coding sequence ATGCGGCTCTGGCTCCGCGACGACGAACGACGGCCCGACCCGGTCCCCGTGAAGACGGACGACCGGCGGGCCGTTCTCGTCGGCCTCGCGCTCTGGGTGCTGGCGCTCGTCGTCGTGCTCATCGCCGGCCCGGGCGGTGTCTGGACCTGGACGGTCGTCGTCGGGCTGGCTCTCGGCGTCCTCGGGATGGTGTACCTCACGGTCACCCGGCGCAAACGGGGCTGA
- a CDS encoding DUF3027 domain-containing protein, whose product MPDTGIEDLLAAEPLARRALAEITPEATIGAAAGHIVEGEAVVSLLFEAKLAGYPGWRWTVTIGRADEDAAPTVLEAELMPAEGALLAPDWVPWSERLADYQAAQEAIAAAEAEAAAEDDSDEDDSDEDDETDDESDEDDADDYDAEDDDEDEDDDHDVHDLHGDDDLDGVDIDSLHGDDAESDHDAESDDDVAVVDALDPAFDEVTDVDADLDLPAEEAAALEEPEIAEAGPESTDQQ is encoded by the coding sequence ATGCCTGACACCGGCATCGAGGACCTGCTCGCGGCCGAGCCGCTCGCCCGCCGCGCCCTCGCGGAGATCACCCCCGAGGCGACGATCGGCGCCGCCGCGGGCCACATCGTCGAGGGGGAGGCCGTCGTCTCCCTGCTCTTCGAGGCCAAGCTCGCCGGCTACCCCGGCTGGCGCTGGACGGTCACGATCGGCCGCGCCGACGAGGACGCCGCCCCCACGGTGCTCGAGGCCGAGCTGATGCCCGCCGAGGGCGCGCTGCTCGCGCCCGACTGGGTGCCGTGGTCGGAGCGTCTCGCCGACTACCAGGCCGCCCAGGAGGCCATCGCCGCTGCCGAGGCCGAAGCCGCGGCGGAGGACGACTCCGACGAGGACGACTCGGACGAGGACGATGAGACCGACGACGAGTCGGACGAGGACGACGCGGACGACTACGACGCGGAGGACGACGACGAGGACGAGGACGACGATCACGACGTCCACGACCTCCACGGCGACGACGACCTCGACGGGGTCGACATCGACAGCCTCCACGGCGACGACGCCGAGTCGGACCACGACGCCGAGTCGGACGACGACGTCGCGGTCGTCGACGCGCTCGATCCCGCCTTCGACGAGGTCACCGACGTCGACGCCGATCTCGACCTCCCGGCCGAGGAGGCCGCCGCGCTCGAGGAGCCGGAGATCGCAGAAGCCGGGCCGGAGTCGACCGACCAGCAGTAG
- a CDS encoding cold-shock protein, whose protein sequence is MPTGKVKFYDDEKGFGFISADDGQEVFLHASALPAGAVVKAGSRLEFGIADGKRGAQALSVRVLETPPSLVKMKRKSADDMAIIVEDLVKLLDGIGANLRRGKYPDKQHGAKIAAVLRRVADDLDA, encoded by the coding sequence ATGCCAACCGGCAAGGTCAAGTTCTACGACGATGAGAAAGGCTTCGGCTTCATCAGCGCCGACGACGGTCAGGAGGTCTTCCTGCACGCGTCCGCGCTGCCCGCCGGCGCCGTCGTCAAGGCGGGATCGCGGCTCGAGTTCGGCATCGCCGACGGCAAGCGCGGTGCGCAGGCGCTGTCGGTGCGCGTCCTCGAGACGCCGCCGAGCCTCGTGAAGATGAAGCGCAAGTCGGCCGATGACATGGCGATCATCGTCGAGGACCTCGTGAAGCTCCTCGACGGCATCGGCGCGAACCTGCGTCGCGGCAAGTACCCCGACAAGCAGCACGGCGCCAAGATCGCTGCCGTGCTGCGCCGTGTTGCGGACGACCTGGATGCCTGA